In Pseudanabaena sp. BC1403, the following are encoded in one genomic region:
- the sixA gene encoding phosphohistidine phosphatase SixA: MPSLYLIRHGIAEERGSYEDDTQRPLSDEGSKKTKQVAKRLYDLGLRFDLLQTSPLVRAQQTSDIFANVFSDCPVQQLSELAPDGSFEDWLKRVAAWLAQHPQPAKASLGIIGHEPDLTTWAEMLIWGESKGVFVLKKAGIIGLVLPETQPWTSNGILFLSIPPKLLI; this comes from the coding sequence ATGCCTAGTCTGTATCTAATTCGCCATGGCATTGCTGAGGAGCGCGGAAGTTATGAAGATGATACGCAGCGTCCTCTCTCCGATGAAGGAAGCAAAAAGACTAAGCAAGTTGCCAAACGTCTCTATGATTTGGGTTTGAGGTTTGATCTATTGCAAACTAGCCCTTTAGTTCGTGCTCAGCAAACATCGGATATTTTTGCCAATGTTTTTAGTGACTGTCCTGTACAGCAGTTATCAGAACTTGCTCCTGATGGCAGTTTTGAAGATTGGCTGAAACGGGTAGCTGCATGGCTCGCACAACATCCACAACCTGCTAAAGCGTCATTAGGGATTATTGGTCACGAGCCTGATCTGACCACTTGGGCAGAAATGCTGATTTGGGGAGAGTCTAAGGGTGTATTTGTTTTAAAAAAAGCTGGCATTATTGGTTTAGTTCTACCTGAAACGCAACCTTGGACGAGTAATGGGATTCTATTTCTATCCATTCCACCTAAGCTACTGATTTAA
- the purQ gene encoding phosphoribosylformylglycinamidine synthase subunit PurQ, whose product MKFGILVFPGSNCDRDVATVTSGILQQPTRLIWHTDTDISDCDVIVVPGGFSYGDYLRCGAIARFAPVMRSLQEHAAKGKYVLGICNGFQILTESGLLPGALVRNRDLHFICDRAPLRVERNDLAFSKKYQKQQIITLPIAHGEGCYFADADALKELEDNNQVVFRYCDAIGNVNEESNPNGSLENIAGICNKQGNVLGMMPHPERAAEGVLGGTDGKGLFEGLMEVLVEGLLVNA is encoded by the coding sequence ATGAAATTTGGCATCCTAGTTTTCCCTGGCTCCAATTGCGATCGCGATGTTGCTACAGTCACCAGTGGTATTTTGCAACAGCCGACAAGGTTAATCTGGCATACTGATACCGATATTAGTGATTGCGATGTGATCGTCGTTCCTGGGGGATTTAGTTATGGTGATTATTTGCGCTGTGGGGCGATCGCTAGATTTGCACCCGTAATGAGATCGCTACAAGAACATGCGGCTAAGGGCAAATATGTGCTCGGTATCTGTAACGGATTTCAGATCTTAACGGAATCTGGACTATTGCCAGGAGCTTTAGTACGCAATCGAGATTTGCATTTTATTTGCGATCGCGCGCCGTTAAGGGTTGAGCGCAATGATTTAGCCTTCTCTAAGAAATATCAAAAACAGCAAATTATTACTCTACCGATCGCTCATGGGGAAGGTTGTTATTTTGCGGATGCGGATGCTTTAAAAGAACTCGAAGATAATAATCAAGTCGTGTTCCGTTATTGCGATGCGATCGGAAATGTTAATGAAGAATCTAATCCAAATGGCTCGCTGGAAAATATTGCAGGGATTTGCAATAAGCAAGGCAATGTGCTTGGGATGATGCCTCATCCTGAACGTGCTGCGGAAGGAGTTTTGGGTGGAACTGATGGCAAAGGATTATTTGAAGGACTGATGGAAGTATTAGTTGAGGGCTTGTTAGTTAATGCCTAG
- a CDS encoding GUN4 domain-containing protein — MARNCAVIVGINDYDEISPLKYAKSDAERMRDFFMQDLGVSNDDLYFFTDDSPRNAQGRKTQPTYGTLKSFLGDRFANPFLSAGDTLWFYFSGHGMPCEGRDYLLPSDGNPRSIPDLAIPIGYVTERLRRSGADNVVMLIDACRSDGAKNAGMGIGEEKQQGVITFFSCSPSQVSYEIDEIGQGAFTNVLLEALRIQGEGNCATVERFANYLKARVPQLTKRYKNYVQSPYVKIEPETKLHYILLPMFANLSDIALLRENALEAENEGDYDLAFQLWLRVNVAAGGTDIKAIKAFQRLANKQSAPSLQPREAVSSSGSKTPSSPQVSPPAVPKEFQREVIGRKTPPVSPVPEIKKNPVELVSAKEIDYRELEKLLKAKEWRKADELTAKLMCQVANREKEGWLDTEHIAAFPCEDLRTIDQLWVHYSSSKFGFSIQKKLWLECGGEIGKYDLKVWKKFAAKVGWYHPHYSFLFGAGGWRTYTEFMNDTKNAQNALPASLPRISVRLEVYNFNDKIGKNCVSSLAQRLVKCKP; from the coding sequence ATGGCGAGAAATTGCGCGGTAATTGTCGGAATCAATGATTATGATGAGATTTCGCCTCTGAAGTATGCCAAAAGCGATGCTGAGAGGATGCGTGATTTTTTCATGCAGGATTTGGGTGTTAGTAATGACGATCTGTACTTTTTCACCGATGATTCGCCGCGCAATGCTCAGGGACGCAAGACGCAGCCGACCTATGGCACGCTCAAGTCTTTTTTAGGCGATCGCTTTGCCAATCCATTTCTATCGGCAGGGGATACGCTATGGTTTTACTTTAGTGGTCATGGGATGCCTTGTGAGGGGCGCGATTATCTGTTGCCTAGTGATGGTAATCCGCGTTCTATTCCCGATCTGGCGATTCCAATTGGTTATGTGACGGAACGCTTGCGGCGGAGTGGTGCGGATAATGTGGTGATGTTGATCGATGCTTGTCGCAGTGATGGCGCGAAGAATGCGGGGATGGGCATCGGTGAGGAGAAGCAACAGGGTGTGATTACGTTCTTTTCTTGCAGTCCGTCACAGGTTTCCTATGAGATTGATGAGATTGGGCAAGGGGCGTTTACAAATGTGTTGTTGGAGGCGTTGCGGATTCAGGGTGAGGGGAATTGTGCGACGGTGGAGAGGTTTGCTAATTATTTGAAGGCGCGTGTGCCGCAGTTGACAAAAAGGTACAAGAATTATGTGCAGTCGCCCTATGTCAAGATTGAGCCTGAAACGAAGTTGCATTACATCCTATTGCCTATGTTTGCGAATCTCTCGGATATTGCTTTGCTTAGAGAAAATGCACTTGAGGCTGAAAATGAAGGAGATTATGATTTAGCTTTTCAGTTATGGCTAAGGGTAAATGTTGCGGCAGGTGGGACGGATATTAAGGCTATTAAAGCTTTTCAACGTTTGGCAAATAAGCAATCTGCTCCAAGTCTTCAACCAAGGGAAGCAGTTAGTTCTAGTGGTAGTAAAACTCCTTCATCACCGCAAGTTTCACCCCCAGCGGTTCCTAAAGAGTTTCAAAGAGAAGTTATTGGCAGAAAAACTCCGCCAGTGTCACCAGTGCCAGAGATCAAGAAAAATCCTGTGGAATTGGTGAGCGCAAAGGAGATTGATTATCGCGAGTTGGAGAAATTGCTGAAGGCAAAGGAATGGCGCAAAGCGGATGAACTGACGGCGAAATTGATGTGTCAGGTTGCTAATCGCGAAAAAGAGGGTTGGCTAGATACTGAGCATATTGCGGCTTTTCCTTGCGAAGACTTGCGAACGATTGATCAGTTATGGGTGCATTACAGCAGTAGCAAATTTGGTTTTAGCATTCAGAAAAAACTCTGGCTGGAGTGCGGCGGCGAGATTGGTAAATATGACTTGAAGGTGTGGAAAAAATTTGCGGCAAAAGTTGGCTGGTATCATCCACATTATAGTTTTTTATTTGGTGCTGGGGGCTGGAGGACGTATACTGAATTTATGAATGACACTAAAAATGCCCAAAATGCTCTCCCAGCAAGCCTCCCACGAATTTCGGTAAGATTGGAGGTTTATAATTTTAATGATAAAATAGGAAAGAATTGTGTCTCTTCTCTCGCGCAGAGACTTGTGAAGTGTAAACCATAA
- the purS gene encoding phosphoribosylformylglycinamidine synthase subunit PurS: MKYQARIFVTLRPSVLDPAGTAVQSALKQMDYHVDSVRIGKYVEIILDATDEAEASQKLNETCDKLLANPVIENYRFELTVIEEPKV, from the coding sequence ATGAAGTATCAAGCCCGAATATTTGTCACCTTACGTCCCTCAGTTCTCGATCCCGCAGGTACTGCTGTTCAGTCTGCACTTAAACAAATGGACTATCACGTTGATTCAGTCCGCATTGGTAAGTACGTCGAAATCATCCTAGATGCCACAGATGAGGCGGAAGCATCTCAAAAGCTAAATGAAACCTGCGATAAGCTTTTGGCAAACCCAGTGATTGAAAATTATCGCTTTGAGTTAACTGTGATTGAGGAGCCAAAAGTATGA